One genomic segment of Ascochyta rabiei chromosome 20, complete sequence includes these proteins:
- a CDS encoding Proteasome endopeptidase complex codes for MSRRYDSRTTIFSPEGRLYQVEYALEAISHAGTALGILAKDGIVLAAERKVTSKLLEQDTSAEKLYILNDNMICAVAGMTADANILINYARQAAQRYLLTYNEDIPCEQLVRRLCDLKQGYTQHGGLRPFGVSFIYAGWDPQRDFQLYQSNPSGNYGGWKATSVGANNASAQSLLKQDYKEECDLKEACGLAVKVLSKTMDSTKLSSEKIEFATVGKTKEGKIYHHLWGADEIDALLKEHGLAKPEDTEMSEQ; via the exons ATGTCGCGGAGATATGATTCAAGG ACGACCATCTTCTCGCCTGAGGGGCGATTGTACCAGGTCGAATACGCGCTCGAAGCCATCTCGCACGCGGGAACCGCTCTGGGCATACTAGCCAAGGATGGCATCGTGCTCGCCGCCGAGAGGAAGGTGACCAGCAAGCTTCTGGAGCAGGACACCTCAGCCGAGAAGCTGTACATCCTGAACGA CAACATGATCTGCGCCGTAGCAGGCATGACCGCCGACGCCAACATCCTCATCAACTACGCCCGTCAAGCCGCCCAGCGCTACCTCCTCACCTACAACGAAGACATCCCCTGCGAGCAGCTCGTGCGCCGCCTGTGTGATCTGAAGCAAGGCTACACGCAGCACGGTGGCCTGCGACCGTTTGGTGTGTCCTTCATTTACGCTGGTTGGGACCCGCAGCGCGACTTCCAGCTCTACCAGAGCAACCCCAGTGGCAACTACGGCGGTTGGAAGGCAACGAGCGTGGGCGCCAACAACGCGTCTGCCCAGAGCTTGTTGAAGCAGGACTACAAGGAAGAGTGCGACCTGAAGGAGGCTTGCGGGCTCGCCGTCAAGGTGCTCAGCAAGACCATGGACTCTACCAAGCTGAGCAGCGAGAAGA TCGAGTTTGCCACGGTAGGGAAGACCAAGGAGGGAAAGATCTACCACCACCTCTGGGGTGCCGACGAGATCGATGCTCTGCTCAAGGAGCACGGTCTGGCGAAGCCCGAGGACACCGAAATGTCCGAGCAATGA